A section of the Jaculus jaculus isolate mJacJac1 chromosome 6, mJacJac1.mat.Y.cur, whole genome shotgun sequence genome encodes:
- the LOC101608248 gene encoding TBC1 domain family member 22B-like has product MTCDWYVQGINDLVTPFFVVFLSEYVEEDVENFDVTNLSQDMLRSIEADSFWCMSKLLDGIQGNYTFAQPGIQKKVKALEELVSQIDEQVHNHFWRYEVEYLQFAFRWMNNLLMRELPLRRTIRLWDTHQSEPEGFSHFHLYVCAAFLIKWRKEILDEEGFQGLLMLLQNLPTIHWGNEEIGLLLAEAYRLKNMFANAPNHYRR; this is encoded by the exons atgacctgtGATTG gtATGTCCAAGGGATCAACGACCTGGTCACTCCATTCTTTGTCGTCTTCCTCTCAGAATACGTGgaagaggatgtggagaacttTGACGTGACCAACTTGTCTCAGGACATGCTGCGGAGCATTGAGGCCGACAGCTTTTGGTGCATGAGCAAGCTGCTAGATGGGATCCAGGGTAACTACACGTTTGCCCAACCCGGGATCCAGAAGAAGGTCAAGGCACTGGAAGAGCTCGTGAGCCAGATCGATGAGCAGGTCCATAATCACTTCTGGAGGTACGAGGTGGAGTACCTGCAGTTCGCCTTCCGCTGGATGAACAACCTGCTCATGCGGGAGCTGCCCCTGCGCCGCACCATCCGCCTGTGGGACACGCACCAGTCTGAACCTGAAGGGTTCTCCCACTTCCATCTCTACGTGTGTGCGGCCTTCCTGATCAAGTGGAGGAAGGAGATCTTAGACGAGGAAGGTTTTCAGGGCCTCCTCATGCTGCTGCAGAACCTGCCCACAATACATTGGGGCAACGAAGAGATCGGGCTACTGCTGGCCGAGGCATACAGACTCAAGAACATGTTTGCCAATGCCCCCAACCACTACCGCCGATAG